One window of the Vigna radiata var. radiata cultivar VC1973A chromosome 1, Vradiata_ver6, whole genome shotgun sequence genome contains the following:
- the LOC106766708 gene encoding silicon efflux transporter LSI2: MELASVPKLVLGSIAFAIFWMLAVFPAVPFLPIGRTAGSLLGAMLMVIFQVLSPDQAYEAIDLPILGLLFGTMVVSVYLERADMFKYIGKLLSWKSKGAKDLLFRICVISAVSSALFTNDTACVVLTEFILKIAKQHNLPPHPLLLALATSANIGSAATPIGNPQNLVIAVQGKISFGQFLIGVLPAMLVGVVVNAMILMVMYWRVLSIQKDEENQITNHAAEEEVNSHRFSPATMSHFNSLNSEQWNAHMESLNLPGSPHGQNLRNRLVMGDGEIDRVVSNTLDSTRNSNASKEETNGMTYETHEGTSPSKTDAKMVVPVVETVLNSLEVKERFLGVRWKYILWKLCVYMITLGMLVAMLLGLNMSWTAISAALALVVVDFQDARPSLEKVSYSLLIFFCGMFITVDGFNKTGIPGALWEVMEPYSRVDRASGIAILALVIIILSNVASNVPTVLLLGGPVAASAAAISEESEKKAWLILAWASTVAGNLSLLGSAANLIVCEQARRAPNIAYTLTFWNHLKFGLPSTFIITAIGLTLIR, translated from the exons ATGGAATTGGCATCCGTTCCAAAACTAGTCCTTGGATCCATTGCCTTTGCAATCTTTTGGATGCTAGCAGTTTTTCCTGCTGTGCCATTCCTTCCCATTGGGAGAACTGCAGGGTCCTTGTTAGGTGCAATGCTCATGGTCATATTCCAAGTTCTCAGTCCAGATCAAGCATACGAAGCAATCGATCTTCCAATTCTTGGTCTTCTTTTCGGCACAATGGTAGTTAGTGTTTACCTCGAAAGAGCTGACATGTTTAAATACATAGGAAAATTGCTTTCATGGAAAAGTAAAGGAGCAAAGGACTTACTTTTTAGAATCTGCGTGATTTCTGCTGTCTCAAGTGCTCTTTTCACCAATGACACTGCTTGTGTTGTTCTCACAGAATTCATATTGAAAATTGCAAAGCAACACAACCTCCCACCACATCCTTTATTGCTTGCACTTGCTACAAGTGCTAATATTGGCTCAGCAGCAACTCCAATTGGCAACCCTCAAAATCTTGTCATAGCTGTTCAAGGTAAAATATCGTTTGGACAATTTCTGATTGGTGTTCTTCCAGCTATGCTTGTAGGGGTTGTGGTGAATGCTATGATTCTTATGGTCATGTATTGGAGGGTGTTGTCTATTcaaaaggatgaagaaaatcaaataacaaatcaTGCAGCAGAGGAAGAGGTTAATTCTCATCGGTTTTCCCCAGCCACAATGTCTCATTTTAACTCACTCAATTCTGAACAATGGAATGCACACATGGAAAGTTTGAATCTTCCAGGATCCCCTCATGGTCAGAATCTGAGAAATCGATTGGTAATGGGTGATGGTGAAATCGACAGGGTTGTCAGTAACACGTTAGATTCGACAAGAAACTCGAATGCATCAAAGGAGGAGACAAATGGTATGACTTATGAGACACATGAGGGAACTAGTCCTTCAAAAACTGATGCCAAAATGGTTGTACCAGTTGTGGAAACTGTCTTGAACAGTTTAGAAGTAAAGGAGCGTTTTTTAGGTGTAAGATGGAAATATATACTGTGGAAGTTGTGTGTTTATATGATCACATTGGGAATGTTGGTTGCCATGCTTCTTGGTTTGAATATGTCATGGACTGCTATTTCAGCCGCTTTAGCTTTGGTTGTTGTTGATTTCCAAGATGCTAGACCATCCTTAGAAAAG GTTTCTTATTCGTTGTTGATATTCTTTTGTGGAATGTTCATAACAGTAGATGGTTTCAATAAAACTGGAATTCCAGGAGCTCTTTGGGAGGTCATGGAACCCTATTCTCGAGTAGATCGTGCTAGTGGAATAGCAATACTTGCTTTGGTCATAATCATCTTATCAAATGTGGCTTCAAATGTACCAACTG TTCTATTGCTTGGAGGACCAGTTGCAGCCTCAGCTGCTGCAATTTCCGAAGAAAGTGAGAAGAAAGCATGGTTGATACTGGCTTGGGCGAGCACAGTTGCAGGAAACTTATCACTTCTGGGATCAGCTGCAAACTTGATAGTGTGTGAACAAGCTCGTCGTGCTCCTAACATTGCATACACTTTAACTTTTTGGAACCATCTTAAATTCGGTCTTCCTTCAACCTTTATAATCACTGCCATTGGTTTGACACTTATAAGatga